Within the Bradysia coprophila strain Holo2 unplaced genomic scaffold, BU_Bcop_v1 contig_240, whole genome shotgun sequence genome, the region CTGTGATATTGTCGGCGGACAATTACGTAACAAATTCAATGTTAAGCTGGCAACTTCTGCCGGCGTGGTAGCGTATTGATCAATGCAAGTATTTGCAGAGAATTCTACGTAACCATTGATTGGTAAATTTAAGTCGTGAGCCACATGTCGAATGTTGTTGAAACTGAAAGAGATTAATCTCATCGAGTTCATGCCGGAGAAGAGGCTGCTGCCAATCGATGTAATTTTATTCGTGGCAAGCACTAGAAATTGTAAATATGGAAACGGAGCCAAATGTTCGTTGTTGACGGCGGGTATGCTGttgttatataaataaatggcAATCATATTTGGAAAGAAATATTCGATATTCGTCGGAAAAACAGACAAATCCTGCCCTTCCAGAATTATTCCACCCACATCTTCATGTCCTTTTCCTGTTTGATGACTTCCAAAAATTGCTGTTACTGCGCCGTCAACGTTGT harbors:
- the LOC119078199 gene encoding uncharacterized protein LOC119078199, encoding MTSQTNILIIAVLLVANYRAIDGIALDCSYEMVTFSTVGSVYTCVARVLFDNVDGAVTAIFGSHQTGKGHEDVGGIILEGQDLSVFPTNIEYFFPNMIAIYLYNNSIPAVNNEHLAPFPYLQFLVLATNKITSIGSSLFSGMNSMRLISFSFNNIRHVAHDLNLPINGYVEFSANTCIDQYATTPAEVASLTLNLLRNCPPTISQIEESLENRQNLLTHVDSQVRVLRNEQIDLVARIENLERIIGSKTEAEPSNQFLIDTSGN